Proteins from a genomic interval of Rosa chinensis cultivar Old Blush chromosome 2, RchiOBHm-V2, whole genome shotgun sequence:
- the LOC112184176 gene encoding uncharacterized protein LOC112184176 — protein sequence MDPNIPHLHCGRKMMNLAKLDFVALDLSGKNYLSWALDAEIHLEAQNLGPTIKEGNSASPQNNAKAMIFLRHHLHQGLKDEYLTVKDPLELWTGLTDRFAHQKTVVLPRARYECTHLLLQDYSSVIDYNSAMFRITSQMNLCGETVTQAMMLEKTFSTFHASNMVLQ from the coding sequence ATGGATCCTAACATACCTCATCTTCATTGTGGCAGGAAGATGATgaatttggcaaaattggattttgTCGCCCTTGACCTCTCTGGGAAGAACTACCTGTCTTGGGCCCTTGATGCCGAGATTCATCTCGAAGCCCAAAACCTTGGGCCAAcaatcaaggaaggaaactCAGCGTCCCCGCAGAATAATGCTAAGGCTATGATTTTTCTGCGCCACCATCTCCATCAGGGATTGAAGGACGAGTACTTAACTGTCAAAGACCCACTTGAGCTATGGACAGGTTTGACAGATAGGTTCGCCCACCAAAAAACTGTTGTGCTCCCTAGAGCACGTTATGAATGCACGCATCTGCTCCTTCAAGATTACAGTTCTGTGATAGATTATAATTCTGCCATGTTCAGGATCACCTCCCAAATGAATCTTTGTGGAGAAACTGTAACTCAGGCCATGATGCTTGAAAAGACCTTCTCCACTTTTCATGCCTCAAATATGGTCTTACAGTAG